A part of Desulfovibrio sp. JC010 genomic DNA contains:
- a CDS encoding helix-turn-helix domain-containing protein, translating into MTTLQDAFGKRLRDIRRRMDLTQEKLADSADMSVQYISDIERGKRNPSLSSIETLARALDMSVSDLFNMEEFQIDAGEMRDKLISRIEQADEEKLRVFFAISRTILG; encoded by the coding sequence ATGACAACACTTCAAGATGCATTTGGTAAACGGCTACGTGATATCCGTCGCAGGATGGATCTTACTCAGGAAAAATTAGCGGACTCCGCAGATATGTCGGTTCAGTACATTTCCGATATTGAGCGCGGCAAAAGGAACCCTTCACTGTCGAGCATAGAAACGCTCGCAAGGGCCTTGGATATGTCTGTTTCAGATCTTTTCAATATGGAAGAATTTCAAATTGATGCAGGTGAGATGAGAGATAAACTCATATCTAGAATTGAGCAGGCGGACGAAGAAAAGCTCCGTGTGTTTTTCGCCATTTCGCGGACGATACTTGGGTAG
- a CDS encoding site-specific integrase — MATRSKWNKTKFPGVRYREHETRKHGIQPDKYYTITYKYKGKTKTEAIGWATQGIKAQDAANILSELKVNQTQGKFPQTLKQKKEMAAFELEEQEAHAKAEKAKGITFDEIWEQFYRPQAEANKAAKSWKREESLHRIWISPAIGKIPFAGVSATDLEKIKINMAEKELSPRSIQYALATVRQVYNVAKNLDIFKGDNPVKKIKMPKMDNRRTRFLSEDEAVQLLEILQERNPLLHSVSLISLYCGLRAGEIIELEWRDLNFAEDMILIRDAKNGFSRHAFMTKQVKLQLREMRKQVAPDQKPVFSAQRGEKLNEVSRLFNEAVDELGLNVGIDDRRQKVVFHTLRHTFASWLVQRGTPLYTVAKLMGHSTLAMTERYAHLAPDNLKAAIAVLEN, encoded by the coding sequence ATGGCAACAAGATCGAAATGGAATAAAACAAAGTTCCCCGGAGTTCGCTACCGGGAGCATGAAACCCGCAAACACGGCATCCAGCCGGACAAATATTACACCATCACCTACAAGTATAAAGGCAAGACCAAAACCGAAGCCATCGGCTGGGCCACTCAAGGTATCAAAGCACAGGATGCGGCAAACATTCTCAGCGAGCTTAAAGTCAACCAGACGCAGGGCAAATTCCCCCAGACGCTGAAGCAAAAAAAGGAAATGGCCGCATTTGAACTCGAAGAACAGGAAGCACACGCAAAAGCAGAGAAAGCCAAAGGTATCACCTTTGATGAAATCTGGGAGCAATTTTATCGACCACAAGCGGAAGCCAACAAAGCAGCCAAATCATGGAAGCGAGAAGAAAGTTTGCATCGCATCTGGATTTCACCGGCCATTGGCAAAATCCCCTTTGCCGGTGTCTCAGCCACTGACCTTGAAAAAATAAAAATCAACATGGCTGAGAAAGAACTCAGCCCCCGCTCCATACAGTATGCGCTTGCGACCGTGCGCCAAGTATACAATGTTGCCAAGAATCTGGATATTTTCAAAGGCGATAATCCAGTCAAAAAAATCAAAATGCCCAAAATGGACAACCGGAGAACACGATTCCTTTCAGAAGATGAAGCTGTTCAGCTCCTTGAAATTTTGCAGGAAAGGAACCCTTTACTGCATAGTGTATCTTTGATTTCCCTTTACTGCGGACTGCGGGCAGGTGAAATCATTGAGCTTGAATGGCGCGACTTAAACTTCGCAGAAGATATGATTTTGATACGTGATGCCAAGAATGGATTTTCCCGCCATGCTTTCATGACCAAACAGGTCAAGCTGCAACTCCGGGAAATGCGCAAACAGGTCGCCCCCGACCAGAAGCCGGTATTCAGCGCACAACGCGGCGAAAAACTTAATGAGGTCTCCAGACTTTTCAATGAAGCAGTTGACGAGCTGGGCTTAAATGTCGGTATCGACGACCGCAGGCAGAAAGTTGTTTTCCATACCCTGCGCCACACTTTTGCAAGCTGGCTGGTTCAGCGAGGCACTCCGCTCTACACCGTAGCAAAGCTCATGGGCCATTCCACTCTGGCTATGACTGAGCGGTATGCCCATCTTGCACCGGACAACTTGAAAGCTGCTATAGCTGTTTTGGAAAATTAG
- a CDS encoding ATP-binding protein, protein MYLRNITQELVEALEDSPVLFLRGARQVGKSTLVKNLLSDAYKAKYVTLDNATSLALAADDPTAFIAGQPKPLIIDEVQRVPELLLAIKEAVDNDRKPGQFLLTGSANLLTLPLVSDSLAGRMEIQTLWPLAQVEIHRHKADFVETLFNKDFIREYETNEYDLPEMIVTGGYPEVMARKSLKRRDAWFESYLTSIIERDIRDIARIQETAVMLKLVRLLATRTANQLNLSELSRTMQIPNATLRRYMDLLEKVFLIHFLPAWGPNLGKRLVKSPKLYLVDCGLAAHLMGADADRLKNTPELAGQLVETFVVNEVLKHLTWSNVSATPYHFRTHAGLEVDMVLEKTSGEIACIEIKQSAQVAPKHFRGLKTLKEDLGDKFKAGVVLYGGKDIVPFGEDLFAVPISMLWR, encoded by the coding sequence ATGTACTTACGAAATATCACTCAAGAACTTGTTGAGGCACTGGAAGATTCCCCCGTTCTTTTTCTGCGCGGGGCCAGACAGGTGGGTAAAAGCACTTTGGTCAAAAATCTTCTCTCTGATGCCTATAAAGCCAAGTATGTCACTCTCGACAATGCCACATCTCTGGCCTTGGCTGCCGATGATCCAACGGCTTTTATTGCCGGACAGCCGAAGCCGCTTATTATTGATGAGGTGCAGCGTGTCCCGGAATTGTTGCTGGCAATCAAAGAGGCAGTGGATAATGACAGAAAGCCGGGGCAATTTCTTCTGACAGGTTCTGCAAATCTGCTGACTTTGCCACTTGTAAGCGATTCACTTGCCGGACGCATGGAGATACAGACTCTCTGGCCTCTAGCCCAAGTCGAGATCCATAGGCACAAGGCAGATTTTGTGGAGACATTGTTCAACAAAGATTTCATACGTGAATACGAAACGAACGAATACGATCTTCCCGAAATGATTGTCACGGGCGGCTATCCTGAAGTCATGGCTCGCAAATCGCTAAAGCGGCGGGATGCATGGTTTGAGTCATACCTGACATCCATCATTGAGCGGGATATACGCGACATCGCCCGTATTCAGGAAACAGCCGTCATGCTTAAGCTTGTGCGGCTGCTCGCAACACGTACAGCCAATCAGCTCAATTTGTCGGAACTATCTCGAACCATGCAGATTCCCAATGCGACACTTCGCCGCTACATGGACCTGCTTGAAAAAGTATTCCTGATCCATTTTCTTCCGGCATGGGGACCGAATCTAGGTAAACGTCTGGTCAAATCTCCCAAGCTTTACTTGGTGGACTGCGGGCTTGCGGCTCACCTCATGGGCGCAGACGCTGATCGACTGAAGAACACACCCGAACTCGCCGGGCAGCTCGTTGAAACTTTTGTGGTCAATGAAGTGCTCAAACACCTGACATGGAGCAATGTTTCAGCCACTCCGTATCACTTCCGCACCCATGCCGGACTTGAAGTGGATATGGTTCTGGAAAAAACTTCCGGCGAAATAGCTTGCATAGAAATTAAACAATCCGCCCAAGTAGCCCCTAAACATTTCCGGGGATTAAAAACATTGAAAGAAGATCTTGGCGATAAGTTCAAAGCTGGTGTTGTTTTATATGGCGGCAAAGATATTGTACCGTTCGGAGAGGACTTGTTTGCTGTCCCCATAAGTATGCTTTGGAGATAG
- a CDS encoding DUF5131 family protein: MTSTFKRPKVITINPITGCDKHSPGCKNCYALRMIPRLQSFGNPKYKNGAKITCHPGVMEAVLKRKKPTFYFVNSMSDTFHKDVPVEFLREIFTIMNQAPQHTFHFLTKRSTRLAELAHEFNYTPNIMPGVTVEANQYLYRIENLKKVPATARAVTFEPLLDGLPDLIPQMLEDIDWVVAGGESGSGAREMKPEWARKLRDTCKTAGVLFWLKQMGSYGRKPNKGGNLLDGKVNEEWPLNIITDG; the protein is encoded by the coding sequence ATGACAAGCACATTTAAACGCCCCAAAGTAATCACCATCAACCCCATTACCGGATGTGACAAACACAGCCCCGGCTGCAAGAACTGCTATGCCCTGCGCATGATTCCCAGACTGCAAAGTTTCGGAAACCCAAAATATAAAAACGGAGCAAAGATCACCTGTCATCCGGGTGTTATGGAAGCGGTGCTCAAAAGAAAAAAGCCGACCTTCTACTTTGTAAACAGCATGTCGGACACCTTCCACAAGGATGTTCCGGTTGAATTCCTGCGCGAAATTTTCACCATCATGAATCAGGCTCCGCAGCACACTTTTCATTTCCTGACCAAACGGTCCACCCGGCTTGCCGAGCTGGCCCACGAATTCAACTATACCCCGAACATCATGCCCGGAGTAACCGTTGAGGCCAACCAATACCTCTACCGCATTGAAAACCTAAAAAAGGTTCCCGCAACAGCACGGGCAGTGACATTTGAACCGCTACTTGACGGCTTGCCGGACCTTATCCCCCAAATGCTGGAGGACATAGACTGGGTTGTTGCCGGAGGTGAATCCGGGAGCGGCGCAAGAGAAATGAAACCGGAATGGGCAAGAAAACTCCGCGACACATGCAAAACTGCCGGGGTCCTCTTCTGGCTGAAACAGATGGGCAGCTATGGCCGTAAACCAAATAAGGGTGGCAATCTGCTGGATGGTAAGGTTAATGAGGAATGGCCCTTAAATATTATAACCGATGGATAA
- a CDS encoding C-GCAxxG-C-C family protein produces MLAVSQKIDIESDIIPGVATGLSGGMGLTGTVCGAVSGAVMSIGLVQGPAENKQIWYQNMTVIQEFRRRFEAEMKTIQCRELIGVDLTDPELFAEYIESETPKTVCVPAVDTAYRIVLELLDLDS; encoded by the coding sequence TTGCTGGCCGTGAGCCAGAAAATCGACATTGAAAGCGACATTATTCCGGGCGTAGCCACAGGCTTAAGTGGCGGCATGGGCCTTACCGGGACCGTATGCGGTGCCGTCTCCGGTGCTGTAATGTCAATCGGCCTTGTACAAGGCCCTGCTGAAAACAAACAGATATGGTATCAAAATATGACCGTGATTCAGGAGTTCCGCCGTCGATTCGAGGCGGAAATGAAAACCATCCAGTGTCGCGAACTGATTGGTGTGGATTTGACTGATCCAGAGCTTTTCGCAGAATATATAGAATCGGAGACCCCAAAAACCGTATGCGTTCCGGCTGTAGATACGGCCTATCGCATTGTACTGGAATTGCTTGATTTAGATTCCTGA
- a CDS encoding GlxA family transcriptional regulator, with amino-acid sequence MRKITILMPHRFMLSSLAIPLDAFKGAGVYWNILNDREPEPLFEVKTVSIDGNPVQTYDGLELKPDGSIQDVKDSETILIPPSDASEALRPEEVEWIMTAHARGAHIASICLGAFLLAKTGLLDGKTATTHWGYVNRFRKEFPAVRLKPDKIITDEGNMFCTGGANAGGDLSLYLIAKYVSWEVAHQTARVMLMDADRISQSPYSTFRFDKSHGDKQILDIQFWLEDNFSEDVTVEQLAEKVGMSRRTFERRFKDITGDSPRRCIQRIRVEKAKRFLELGGKTFDEITYLVGYEDSSTFSRVFKKSTGLTPNLYRRKYNQTC; translated from the coding sequence ATGAGGAAAATAACTATTTTGATGCCGCACAGGTTTATGCTTTCATCTCTGGCAATCCCTCTGGATGCATTCAAGGGGGCCGGGGTATATTGGAATATTTTAAACGACAGGGAACCTGAGCCACTATTCGAGGTCAAGACGGTCAGCATCGACGGCAATCCGGTGCAGACTTATGATGGTCTTGAACTCAAGCCGGACGGCTCCATTCAAGACGTGAAGGACAGCGAGACCATCCTTATTCCACCCTCGGACGCATCGGAAGCATTGCGGCCGGAAGAGGTTGAATGGATTATGACGGCTCACGCACGGGGGGCGCATATTGCCAGCATCTGCCTTGGTGCGTTTTTGCTGGCAAAGACCGGATTACTTGACGGCAAGACCGCAACGACCCATTGGGGCTATGTGAATCGTTTTCGCAAGGAATTCCCGGCGGTGCGTTTGAAACCGGATAAAATCATCACTGATGAAGGAAATATGTTTTGCACGGGTGGGGCCAATGCCGGGGGCGATCTTTCCCTTTACCTCATAGCAAAATACGTAAGCTGGGAGGTGGCGCATCAGACCGCACGGGTCATGCTCATGGATGCGGACAGGATTTCACAGTCCCCGTATTCGACATTCCGCTTTGATAAATCCCATGGAGATAAGCAGATATTGGACATCCAGTTCTGGCTTGAAGATAACTTCAGTGAAGATGTCACAGTGGAGCAGCTTGCGGAAAAAGTCGGCATGTCACGCCGGACATTCGAGAGGCGGTTCAAGGATATTACCGGGGATTCCCCCAGACGGTGCATTCAGCGGATCAGAGTGGAAAAGGCCAAACGGTTTCTTGAACTGGGCGGAAAAACCTTTGATGAAATCACCTATCTGGTTGGATATGAGGACAGCAGTACATTCAGCAGGGTTTTCAAGAAAAGTACCGGGCTTACCCCGAACCTGTACAGGCGGAAATACAACCAGACTTGTTAA
- a CDS encoding pyridoxamine 5'-phosphate oxidase family protein, whose translation MTELSTKRDFKAEMTEIMANWNPTGEPAKLSDEIRALILDMFARQSEISLATVRADGWPQANVVDIWNLGLTLYFQTHEAASKAQNIERDPRISFTLTPSFDHDFGRMQGITMAARAEKVTCKAEIGDLYHQFLTRLPHMKQFAKYEGDTAYPGEGMAVYRIRPEMGCVLDFTKGYGHWDYVRFDADDFQEWQERQTQWADK comes from the coding sequence ATGACTGAACTGAGCACAAAAAGAGATTTCAAGGCCGAAATGACCGAAATCATGGCCAACTGGAACCCTACAGGCGAACCCGCCAAGTTGAGCGACGAAATTCGCGCTCTCATACTCGACATGTTTGCCCGCCAAAGCGAAATATCCCTCGCCACTGTGCGGGCCGACGGCTGGCCGCAAGCCAACGTAGTTGATATCTGGAATCTCGGCCTGACCCTGTATTTCCAGACCCACGAAGCCGCTTCCAAGGCACAAAACATTGAACGGGACCCGCGCATATCATTCACGCTCACGCCCTCCTTTGACCACGACTTTGGAAGGATGCAGGGCATCACCATGGCCGCCCGCGCTGAAAAGGTCACCTGCAAAGCGGAAATCGGAGACCTCTACCACCAGTTTCTTACCCGGCTTCCCCATATGAAACAGTTCGCCAAGTACGAAGGCGACACCGCCTATCCCGGAGAGGGAATGGCCGTGTATCGCATCCGCCCTGAAATGGGCTGCGTTCTGGACTTTACCAAGGGTTATGGTCACTGGGATTATGTCCGATTTGATGCTGACGATTTTCAGGAATGGCAAGAAAGACAGACTCAGTGGGCAGATAAATAA
- a CDS encoding pyridoxamine 5'-phosphate oxidase family protein, translating to MNDLNNKKLQAENEMDEVIKKRIYGNGATEMTEELRRKMIEILGQCKDMVICTTREDGWPQANTVGFVSMEEHIYFETFTKSSKALNIARDNRISIAISPFYENVANGCGISLAGYAEPVTDEETAKECTRLLLEKMPELADITYNDGDPVFPDPNITKYRIIPTVISILDFEKGFGHADLVVTGE from the coding sequence ATGAACGATCTGAACAACAAAAAATTGCAGGCTGAAAATGAAATGGACGAAGTGATCAAAAAAAGGATCTACGGCAACGGTGCCACAGAAATGACTGAAGAATTGCGCCGGAAAATGATTGAAATCCTCGGGCAGTGCAAGGACATGGTCATCTGCACCACCCGCGAAGACGGCTGGCCGCAGGCAAATACCGTAGGCTTTGTCAGCATGGAAGAGCACATCTATTTCGAGACCTTTACAAAGTCATCCAAGGCACTCAACATCGCCCGTGATAACCGTATTTCCATAGCCATTTCACCTTTCTATGAAAACGTCGCCAACGGTTGCGGTATTTCGCTGGCAGGTTACGCAGAGCCGGTCACAGACGAGGAGACTGCGAAGGAATGCACCCGCTTGCTGCTCGAAAAAATGCCTGAACTGGCGGATATTACTTACAATGACGGCGATCCGGTCTTTCCTGATCCCAACATCACCAAATACCGCATCATTCCCACCGTGATTTCCATTCTTGATTTCGAAAAAGGATTCGGACACGCAGACCTGGTTGTGACGGGGGAATAA
- a CDS encoding flavodoxin family protein — translation MKVLSILGSPRKKGTSSRIAKSFTTVAEQNGAEVQEFYLNGMNYKGCQGCEKCHSKDDKCILKDDLTPVLDGMREADIIVYSTPVYYLDVSGQFKTFLDRTWSHIDYQPEKTNPYISRLPEGKTVIFVVTQADVEENQRDVVERQQLLADLYGYDFKVIRAAGLSMGSPDEDVSTFEAEATKLAQELIPINS, via the coding sequence ATGAAAGTCCTCAGCATACTGGGCAGCCCCAGAAAAAAAGGAACCAGCAGCCGTATCGCAAAATCTTTCACCACTGTGGCCGAGCAGAACGGAGCTGAAGTGCAGGAATTTTATCTGAACGGCATGAATTACAAAGGGTGTCAGGGCTGTGAAAAATGCCACTCCAAAGACGATAAGTGCATTCTCAAGGATGATTTGACCCCGGTGCTGGACGGTATGCGCGAAGCTGACATCATCGTCTATTCCACACCCGTTTACTATCTGGATGTCTCCGGCCAGTTCAAAACATTTCTGGACCGCACGTGGTCCCACATTGATTACCAGCCCGAAAAGACAAATCCCTATATTTCACGCCTTCCAGAAGGAAAAACTGTCATATTTGTTGTGACTCAGGCTGACGTAGAGGAAAACCAGCGCGATGTTGTGGAGCGGCAACAGCTTTTGGCCGATCTTTACGGCTATGATTTTAAGGTTATCCGTGCCGCCGGACTTTCCATGGGCAGCCCGGATGAGGATGTCTCCACTTTTGAGGCTGAAGCAACCAAACTTGCTCAGGAACTTATTCCCATAAACAGCTAA
- a CDS encoding TetR/AcrR family transcriptional regulator — protein sequence MSECSPKKVSPKVALIIESTLEILRDHGEQGLSMRKVAAKAGMALGNLQYYFKNKTALLIGLGDVYFGQCAEHYQQELAAQNPQGKDEIIRFLVDYGVNYGDSEIGKVIRELWGIADRNEEIKNQLHGFYQHYVKDYAEMLAPFAKDRDCAIKAASVLIMSVDGHGMISSSLPLSKQEVSGLLVRMVESCLAGKFSG from the coding sequence TTGTCAGAATGCAGTCCCAAAAAAGTGAGTCCCAAAGTCGCGCTGATTATTGAGAGCACCCTTGAAATTCTCCGTGACCATGGGGAGCAGGGTTTATCCATGCGTAAGGTCGCTGCCAAAGCGGGCATGGCTTTGGGGAATCTGCAATATTACTTCAAGAACAAAACCGCCTTGCTGATCGGTTTGGGTGATGTTTATTTCGGACAATGCGCCGAGCATTATCAGCAGGAACTTGCAGCGCAGAATCCGCAGGGCAAGGATGAGATAATCCGTTTTCTGGTGGATTACGGAGTTAATTACGGTGATTCCGAAATCGGGAAAGTTATCCGCGAACTCTGGGGAATCGCGGATCGCAATGAGGAAATCAAAAACCAGCTGCACGGCTTTTATCAGCATTACGTGAAAGATTATGCAGAAATGCTGGCCCCCTTCGCCAAAGATCGTGACTGCGCAATCAAGGCTGCGTCTGTGCTGATTATGTCAGTTGATGGACATGGTATGATTTCATCTTCGCTGCCTTTGAGTAAGCAGGAAGTATCCGGGCTGCTGGTGCGAATGGTTGAATCCTGCCTTGCAGGAAAGTTTTCCGGGTAG
- a CDS encoding TetR/AcrR family transcriptional regulator, whose amino-acid sequence MARPKAYDREKVLDAATEIFWRKGYNAASLADLVAATGLNKHSMYKEFGSKAGLFAACLDHYAATAWQKLGKILKREPLGLENIRAFFAERIQYTCSEDYKSCLTLKATVGINLLESNAVERLAVHEKVFKQAFWDCLQAAIDNGELPKGKDPALLTDFLLNNIRGMLVSAELSKDEDRARKIVELVMGTLES is encoded by the coding sequence ATGGCAAGACCAAAGGCATATGACCGGGAAAAAGTCCTTGATGCGGCAACGGAAATATTCTGGAGAAAAGGCTACAATGCCGCCTCTCTGGCTGATCTGGTGGCAGCAACGGGACTGAACAAACACAGCATGTACAAAGAGTTCGGCAGCAAAGCCGGGCTTTTTGCTGCCTGCCTTGACCATTATGCCGCTACCGCATGGCAGAAGCTGGGCAAAATCCTGAAACGCGAACCGCTTGGGCTTGAGAATATCCGGGCCTTTTTTGCAGAGCGGATTCAGTACACCTGTTCTGAAGATTACAAGAGTTGCCTGACCCTGAAAGCAACTGTCGGGATTAATTTGCTCGAAAGCAATGCTGTGGAACGGCTTGCTGTCCATGAAAAAGTGTTCAAGCAAGCATTTTGGGATTGTCTCCAGGCTGCCATTGACAATGGAGAGTTGCCCAAAGGTAAGGACCCTGCGTTGCTGACGGATTTTTTGTTGAATAATATTCGTGGCATGCTTGTCTCTGCGGAGTTGAGTAAAGACGAAGACAGGGCGCGGAAGATTGTGGAACTGGTAATGGGAACACTTGAGTCGTGA